A region of Lycium barbarum isolate Lr01 chromosome 1, ASM1917538v2, whole genome shotgun sequence DNA encodes the following proteins:
- the LOC132644728 gene encoding probable glycosyltransferase At3g07620, with protein sequence MGIGLQFQRLCCVHSVKKLLSIFAIVVAVVVLLSQLLALPYENYVSLLSNNAARQLENVTNVDGVGYKDEIGLATDENRSNVEVDSVLGFQKSRTNTYPEKRLYANSTIGFHLNISIDSRPREIRNQSARIINVENVIADTGNKMSLPFNDKGLMGNQAKSSSTKLLQAGFKIDGASIMRSKRRRPASISYMNSLVLQNSISSLRPQWNSAHERELRIAKLQIESSPIIRNIPEVASIFRNYSRFRRSYELMERILKVYVYREGEKPIFHQPYLRGIYASEGWFMKLMEKNKQFLVKDRKKAHLFYLPFSSLRLREARSEQNFTHQKDLENHLSDYIGKISRKYHFWNRSRGADHFFVACHDWAPRLTRKNMETCIRVLCNSNIAGGFKIGKDVSLPVTYVRSAENPLKDLGGNPPSARPVLAFFAGGLHGYLRPILLKHWSDREPDMKILGPMPRDPEGKAKYRELMKSSKYCICARGYEVHTPRVVESIHYECVPVIISDNYVPSFFEVFDWESFSVFVLEKDIPDLRNILLSIPEEKYMEMQRRLKIVQQYFLWHKNPVKYDLFHMILHSIWYNRVFQVKSK encoded by the exons ATGGGGATTGGACTTCAATTTCAAAGGTTATGTTGTGTCCATAGTGTTAAAAAATTGTTATCAATCTTTGCAATTGTGGTAGCTGTTGTTGTGCTGCTATCTCAATTACTTGCACTTCCCTATGAGAATTACGTATCACTGCTATCAAATAATGCTGCTAGACAGTTGGAAAATGTTACAAATGTGGATGGAGTTGGCTACAAAGATGAAATTGGTTTGGCTACTGATGAAAATAGGAGTAATGTGGAAGTTGATTCAGTGCTAGGGTTTCAGAAATCAAGAACCAATACTTATCCAGAAAAgagattgtatgcaaattcaactATAGGGTTTCACTTGAATATAAGTATAGATTCAAGACCAAGGGAAATAAGGAATCAATCGGCTCGCATAATCAATGTGGAGAATGTGATTGCAGATACTGGTAATAAGATGTCTTTACCATTTAATGATAAAGGGTTAATGGGAAATCAGGCAAAGAGTTCCAGTACTAAGTTGTTACAAGCTGGTTTCAAGATTGATGGTGCCTCCATAATGAGGAGTAAAAGAAGAAGACCGGCATCAATCTCTTACATGAACTCTTTAGTGCTGCAGAACTCTATTAGTTCACTG AGACCACAATGGAATTCTGCACATGAACGGGAACTCCGAATCGCGAAGCTTCAGATTGAAAGTTCTCCTATAATTAGAAACATTCCAGAAGTTGCATCTATCTTTCGAAATTATTCCAGGTTTAGGAG GAGCTATGAACTGATGGAACGCATCCTTAAAGTGTATGTTTATAGGGAAGGGGAAAAACCAATATTCCATCAGCCATATCTGCGAGGTATTTATGCTTCTGAAGGGTGGTTCATGAAACTGATGGAGAAAAACAAACAATTTCTTGTGAAAGATCGCAAAAAGGCTCACTTATTTTATTTGCCTTTTAGTTCTCTGAGGCTAAGAGAAGCTCGATCAGAACAAAATTTTACTCACCAGAAAGATTTGGAAAATCATCTCAGCGATTACATTGGAAAAATCTCAAGAAAATATCATTTCTGGAATAGAAGCAGAGGAGCTGATCACTTTTTTGTTGCTTGTCATGATTGG GCACCCCGACTCACGAGGAAGAACATGGAAACATGTATTAGAGTTCTCTGCAATTCAAATATAGCTGGAGGCTTCAAGATAGGGAAGGATGTCTCTCTGCCAGTAACCTATGTTCGTTCAGCTGAAAACCCGCTCAAGGATCTGGGAGGAAATCCTCCTTCAGCAAGACCTGTCCTTGCCTTTTTCGCTGGAGGCCTTCATGGTTATCTCCGTCCTATTTTGTTGAAACATTGGAGTGACAGAGAACCTGATATGAAGATTCTTGGGCCTATGCCTCGTGATCCTGAGGGTAAAGCAAAATATAGGGAACTTATGAAAAGCAGCAAATATTGCATATGTGCTAGGGGTTATGAAGTCCATACTCCAAGAGTTGTGGAGTCCATACACTATGAGTGTGTCCCTGTGATCATATCAGATAATTATGTGCCATCTTTCTTTGAAGTTTTCGACTGGGAATCGTTTTCTGTCTTTGTTTTGGAGAAAGATATACCAGATTTGAGAAACATCCTTCTTTCAATTCCTGAGGAGAAGTACATGGAGATGCAGCGTAGGCTGAAGATCGTTCAACAGTATTTCCTTTGGCACAAAAATCCTGTAAAGTATGACTTGTTTCACATGATCCTTCACTCAATCTGGTATAACAGAGTATTTCAGGTAAAATCTAAGTAA
- the LOC132644716 gene encoding disease resistance protein Roq1-like isoform X1 has translation MESPSSSLHSYDVFLSFRGEDTRSKFISHLYKELDQKGIRTFKDDKALKKGKSISPELLKAIEESTFAIIVLSENYASSSWCLDELVKIIECKNIFQLTVIPIFYNVSPSDVRHQRKSYAKAFAKHERRFPTFLTTSVLSSSLVKTLFFFSFPVSLSSSHLLQYASDQNKDKVVLILCLLVVCFFFFFFLFVNRDRRNIKGNVEKVHKWRKALEDAASISGYEIFDAPNANEADSVQWVVDEILDQLVYNKTKPEEKLVNIDALIRDVNSLFFKEEDVRVVGIWGMGGSGKTTIARAFFDRYSSQFKHKVFLANIREVTQKDGAEHLQSNLISEILKSKSIRVKDVCEGANMIKDRLCKKKVLLILDDVDNKYELDALAGSTSWFGKGSKVIITTRNRKLLTKPEVDETYVVNLLPDGEALQLFSLHAFNQAIPAEGFEELSQEVIDYAKGLPLALKVWGSFLYNRDVLEWKSTIERLNIIPEEGISEDAIVETLKISYDGLKDSWLKEMFLDIVCFFRWWRECEVKEILDRFYSNSAIGLSILKERSLIYISCGVIEIHDLIEEMGHRIVRETHRDEPWKHSRLWKEAEISNVLMGCMDKGNIQAICLEYFFPEHMEFSGDRAFTGMHRLRLLRIFGGKFPRGLEYLPSELKSLYWSGYPLESLPKDFLGRKLVALEMPYGKVSRLWEGVKCCLNLEIIDLSHCQKLVETPDLKMIPHLKKLILRNCRSLREVHHSVEFLNELRLLDLESCQNLVHLPGCIWRLINSKVLDLSHFSMLKNLPEVLGKMDCLWILEKLKLVGCYQLAILPRNIWRLKHLEIFDIRHCLKLKKLPEIPEKMDRLLKLKLDRSGVRELPSSVKHLSGLKYLGLEGCRNLATLPTNIWTLKRLEILNLSECSRLEKLPEILETLDCLKHLMLNNSGIRELPSSIYHLRGLICLDLTLCENLAILPKGTWRLMSLKFLYLSQCSKLEKLPEIGDDIAYSSVLEILDLSSNENLVSLPRTIGRLTNLKILKVSGCLEIKTVPEGLGDLDQLEELHADDTAIQYLPSSITRLNTLEFLSLRKKLFIHRQVSSSFVFPLVSTGFRSLVSLDLSNCSLIEGGLPCTLECLSSLISLNLSGNNFLFLPDISRLCCLRFLDLTFCSRLHGLPELPPRIKELYADARLALMSIPKISSKYKDLDVVSFIDEAERDVSIYQENQSGTCKRHQPHKELIQFSAHLEGMFNVLHKRNTFSIAFPGCEIPVLFNYQERGAYGISIKLPSDWFSERFLGFSICCVDEFRSLERSDGYSDFEYQCVNSSYETIIAKLIPLDGEPEQQILESRCVAATTYTNIKSSHVSSVFMPFDFPSIDVDNSKFYCLLEVSGESRIRTHWGVRLLYENEIKEWESLWRLPVNIWHKMKIWHLSADTLPVGSLINQKHYEESSMSRSRGFEWYRMKIWRIASATLLEGSLQKQEVWKEMSLSEDARNGSKQLRGPATSPATLRKYQIFPKNGICLFCHLVEENIVHLFFHCRIARPVWLKTWGIRTEEFLELTTQQWIHVILNPEKLFGLFAPSRNQFVVFAAIMFRKIWEKRNHMLQGEDNRLNADELYRAGNEATEEEKFIDRFLSDLLETKFDTCETDRSPEPDDIEEYDLYEDDDDGDIDDLYDDDGDIELDHINDVEYHSFTF, from the exons ATGGAATCTCCCTCTTCTTCCCTACATAGTTATGATGTATTTCTCAGCTTTAGAGGTGAAGATACACGCTCCAAATTCATAAGCCATCTATATAAAGAGTTAGATCAAAAAGGAATTCGCACATTTAAAGATGACAAAGCGCTAAAAAAAGGGAAATCAATTTCACCAGAACTTTTAAAAGCCATTGAAGAGTCAACATTCGCCATTATCGTTCTATCTGAGAACTATGCTTCTTCTTCATGGTGTTTGGATGAACTGGTGAAGATAATAGAATGTAAAAACATTTTTCAACTCACTGTTATACCTATCTTCTATAATGTGAGTCCATCAGATGTACGTCATCAAAGGAAGAGTTATGCTAAAGCTTTTGCGAAACATGAGAGAAGATTCCCGACTTTTCTTACTACTTCTGTTCTTTCTTCTTCATTGGTTAAGACTTTGTTTTTTTTCTCATTTCCTGTTTCTCTGTCATCATCCCATTTACTCCAATATGCTTCTGACCAAAACAAGGACAAAGTTGTCCTGATTTTATGTCTCCTAGTTGTgtgtttctttttcttcttcttccttttcgttAATCGTGATAGGAGAAACATTAAGGGGAACGTGGAGAAGGTGCACAAGTGGAGAAAAGCATTGGAGGATGCAGCAAGTATTTCAGGCTATGAAATATTCGATGCACCTAATGC GAATGAAGCAGATTCAGTTCAGTGGGTAGTCGATGAGATCTTAGATCAGCTGGTTTACAATAAGACAAAACCTGAAGAGAAACTAGTGAACATAGATGCACTTATAAGGGATGTTAATTCATTGTTTTTTAAGGAGGAGGATGTTCGGGTGGTTGGAATTTGGGGGATGGGAGGATCAGGAAAAACAACTATAGCGAGAGCATTTTTCGATAGATATTCTAGTCAATTCAAGCATAAGGTTTTCCTTGCTAACATTAGGGAAGTGACACAAAAGGATGGAGCGGAACACCTGCAATCTAACCTCATATCAGAAATCCTAAAATCAAAGTCCATACGTGTAAAGGATGTTTGTGAAGGAGCCAACATGATAAAAGACCGGCTTTGCAAAAAGAAGGTTTTATTAATTCTTGATGATGTTGACAATAAATATGAACTAGATGCATTGGCTGGAAGCACTTCCTGGTTTGGCAAGGGCAGTAAAGTGATTATAACAACAAGAAATAGGAAGCTGTTGACTAAGCCTGAAGTTGATGAGACTTATGTGGTCAACCTCTTGCCTGATGGTGAAGCTCTTCAACTATTTAGTTTGCATGCATTCAATCAAGCTATTCCGGCAGAAGGTTTTGAGGAGCTCTCACAAGAAGTCATAGATTATGCTAAAGGTCTCCCTTTAGCTCTTAAAGTTTGGGGTTCTTTCCTTTATAATCGTGATGTGCTTGAATGGAAAAGTACAATAGAAAGGCTCAACATAATCCCAGAAGAAGGTATTTCAGAAGATGCAATTGTAGAAACTTTAAAAATTAGTTATGATGGGTTGAAAGATAGTTGGCTAAAGGAGATGTTTTTAGATATTGTATGTTTCTTTAGATGGTGGAGGGAATGTGAGGTCAAAGAGATACTTGATCGATTTTATTCCAACTCTGCTATTGGACTAAGTATTCTCAAAGAAAGATCACTCATATATATTTCATGTGGCGTTATTGAAATACATGATTTAATAGAAGAAATGGGCCACCGTATCGTACGCGAAACTCATCGAGATGAGCCTTGGAAACATAGCAGACTATGGAAAGAAGCAGAGATCAGCAATGTCTTGATGGGATGTATG GACAAGGGCAATATTCAGGCTATATGTTTGGAGTATTTCTTCCCAGAACATATGGAATTTAGTGGAGATAGGGCCTTCACGGGAATGCATAGACTAAGACTACTCAGAATCTTTGGAGGAAAATTTCCAAGAGGTCTTGAATATCTTCCCAGTGAGCTAAAATCACTTTATTGGTCGGGATATCCTTTAGAAAGCTTGCCAAAAGATTTCCTAGGAAGAAAGCTCGTTGCCCTTGAAATGCCCTATGGCAAAGTTTCCCGGCTATGGGAAGGAGTAAAG TGTTGTCTCAATTTGGAAATAATTGATCTCTCACACTGTCAGAAATTAGTGGAAACACCTGATCTTAAAATGATTCCACATTTGAAGAAGTTGATCCTAAGGAACTGCAGAAGTTTGAGAGAAGTTCACCATTCTGTTGAATTCCTCAATGAGCTCAGACTGTTAGACCTCGAAAGTTGCCAAAATCTTGTACATCTCCCCGGTTGTATTTGGAGACTTATAAACTCAAAAGTTCTGGATCTCTCTCATTTCTCAATGCTTAAGAACTTGCCAGAAGTTCTCGGCAAAATGGATTGTTTATGGATACTTGAGAAGCTGAAGTTGGTTGGCTGCTACCAATTAGCAATTCTACCCCGCAACATTTGGAGATTGAAACATTTGGAAATTTTTGATATCCGTCACTGCTTGAAGCTTAAGAAATTACCAGAAATTCCAGAGAAGATGGATCGGCTATTGAAACTCAAACTAGACAGGTCTGGGGTACGCGAACTACCTTCTTCAGTGAAGCATCTTAGCGGTCTAAAATATTTGGGCTTGGAAGGGTGCAGAAATCTTGCAACCCTACCTACCAATATTTGGACTCTAAAAAGGTTAGAAATCCTTAATCTCTCTGAGTGCTCGCGGCTTGAGAAGTTACCTGAGATTCTGGAGACCTTGGATTGTTTAAAGCATCTTATGCTAAACAATTCAGGGATACGAGAATTACCTTCTTCAATTTACCATCTAAGAGGCCTGATTTGTCTAGATTTGACTCTCTGTGAAAATCTGGCAATTCTTCCCAAGGGTACTTGGAGATTGATGAGTCTGAAGTTTCTTTACCTATCTCAGTGCTCAAAACTTGAGAAACTGCCAGAAATTGGGGATGATATAGCTTATTCATCAGTACTTGAAATCCTAGACTTGTCGAGTAACGAAAATCTTGTGTCTCTCCCTAGAACCATCGGAAGGTTGACGAACTTAAAAATCCTCAAAGTATCTGGCTGCTTGGAAATTAAGACAGTTCCAGAAGGGCTAGGTGATTTAGATCAGTTGGAGGAGCTTCATGCAGATGATACTGCAATTCAGTATCTGCCTTCTTCCATCACACGCTTGAACACACTAGAATTCTTGTCCCTTCGGAAAAAACTATTCATACACCGCCAAGTTTCTTCAAGTTTTGTGTTTCCACTTGTGTCTACAGGATTTCGCTCACTAGTCAGTTTAGATCTAAGCAATTGTTCTTTAATTGAAGGAGGACTTCCTTGCACTTTGGAATGCTTATCTTCTCTTATTTCTTTAAACTTGAGCGGGAATAATTTCCTCTTTTTACCTGATATTAGTAGACTTTGCTGCCTTCGTTTCCTTGATTTGACATTTTGTAGTAGGCTCCATGGACTGCCTGAACTTCCACCGAGAATAAAGGAACTTTATGCAGATGCCCGCCTTGCTTTGATGAGTATTCCAAAAATTTCTTCCAAGTACAAAGACTTGGATGTGGTATCATTCATTGATGAAGCAGAGAGAGATGTTTCTATTTATCAAGAAAACCAATCAGGGACATGTAAACGCCACCAGCCACATAAGGAGTTGATTCAGTTTTCAGCTCATCTAGAG GGAATGTTTAATGTGTTGCACAAAAGGAATACTTTTAGCATTGCCTTTCCAGGTTGTGAAATTCCAGTCTTGTTCAACTATCAAGAGAGAGGTGCATATGGGATCTCAATTAAGCTGCCTAGCGATTGGTTCAGCGAGAGGTTCTTGGGATTTTCAAtatgttgtgttgatgaattcaGATCTCTCGAAAGAAGTGATGGTTATTCAGATTTTGAATACCAATGTGTAAACAGCTCTTACGAAACCATCATAGCTAAGTTGATACCCCTTGATGGTGAACCAGAGCAACAAATTTTGGAGTCAAGGTGTGTGGCAGCCACGACTTACACTAATATTAAATCATCACATGTTTCCTCTGTGTTCATGCCATTTGATTTTCCAAGCATTGACGTTGATAATTCAAAATTTTACTGCCTACTTGAGGTATCGGGTGAATCAAGAATTCGTACTCATTGGGGTGTTCGCTTGCTATATGAGAACGAAATTAAAGAGTGGGAATCATTATGGCGTCTGCCTGTTAACATTTGGCATAAAATGAAAATTTGGCATTTATCAGCTGATACACTTCCAGTGGGATCACTAATAAATCAAAAACACTATGAAGAATCGAGCATGTCCCGGTCTAGAGGATTTGAATGGTACAGAATGAAAATTTGGCGTATTGCAAGTGCTACATTGCTGGAGGGATCCCTTCAAAAACAAGAAGTTTGGAAAGAGATGAGCTTGTCAGAAGATGCAAGAAATGGATCGAAACAGTTGAGAGGCCCCGCAACTTCACCAGCTACCTTGAGGAAATACCAAATATTCCCAAAAAATGGAATTTGTTTGTTTTGCCATCTAGTCGAGGAAAACATTGTTCACTTATTTTTTCATTGCCGCATAGCTCGGCCGGTTTGGCTTAAAACATGGGGTATTAGGACAGAGGAATTCCTTGAACTCACCACTCAACAATGGATTCATGTTATTCTTAATCCTGAAAAGTTATTTGGTCTCTTTGCTCCAAGTAGGAACCAATTTGTTGTGTTCGCCGCAATTATGTTCAGAAAGATATGGGAGAAAAGAAACCATATGCTTCAAGGGGAGGATAATAGGTTGAATGCTGATGAACTTTACAGAGCTGGAAATGAGGCTACAGAAGAAGAAAAGTTTATTGATCGGTTCTTGTCGGACTTGCTTGAAACAAAATTTGACACATGTGAAACTGACAGATCTCCAGAACCAGATGATATTGAAGAGTATGATCtatatgaagatgatgatgatggtgatattgatgatctatatgatgatgatggtgatattGAGCTTGATCACATCAATGATGTTGAGTATCACTCTTTCACATTCTAg
- the LOC132644716 gene encoding disease resistance protein Roq1-like isoform X2, whose protein sequence is MNEADSVQWVVDEILDQLVYNKTKPEEKLVNIDALIRDVNSLFFKEEDVRVVGIWGMGGSGKTTIARAFFDRYSSQFKHKVFLANIREVTQKDGAEHLQSNLISEILKSKSIRVKDVCEGANMIKDRLCKKKVLLILDDVDNKYELDALAGSTSWFGKGSKVIITTRNRKLLTKPEVDETYVVNLLPDGEALQLFSLHAFNQAIPAEGFEELSQEVIDYAKGLPLALKVWGSFLYNRDVLEWKSTIERLNIIPEEGISEDAIVETLKISYDGLKDSWLKEMFLDIVCFFRWWRECEVKEILDRFYSNSAIGLSILKERSLIYISCGVIEIHDLIEEMGHRIVRETHRDEPWKHSRLWKEAEISNVLMGCMDKGNIQAICLEYFFPEHMEFSGDRAFTGMHRLRLLRIFGGKFPRGLEYLPSELKSLYWSGYPLESLPKDFLGRKLVALEMPYGKVSRLWEGVKCCLNLEIIDLSHCQKLVETPDLKMIPHLKKLILRNCRSLREVHHSVEFLNELRLLDLESCQNLVHLPGCIWRLINSKVLDLSHFSMLKNLPEVLGKMDCLWILEKLKLVGCYQLAILPRNIWRLKHLEIFDIRHCLKLKKLPEIPEKMDRLLKLKLDRSGVRELPSSVKHLSGLKYLGLEGCRNLATLPTNIWTLKRLEILNLSECSRLEKLPEILETLDCLKHLMLNNSGIRELPSSIYHLRGLICLDLTLCENLAILPKGTWRLMSLKFLYLSQCSKLEKLPEIGDDIAYSSVLEILDLSSNENLVSLPRTIGRLTNLKILKVSGCLEIKTVPEGLGDLDQLEELHADDTAIQYLPSSITRLNTLEFLSLRKKLFIHRQVSSSFVFPLVSTGFRSLVSLDLSNCSLIEGGLPCTLECLSSLISLNLSGNNFLFLPDISRLCCLRFLDLTFCSRLHGLPELPPRIKELYADARLALMSIPKISSKYKDLDVVSFIDEAERDVSIYQENQSGTCKRHQPHKELIQFSAHLEGMFNVLHKRNTFSIAFPGCEIPVLFNYQERGAYGISIKLPSDWFSERFLGFSICCVDEFRSLERSDGYSDFEYQCVNSSYETIIAKLIPLDGEPEQQILESRCVAATTYTNIKSSHVSSVFMPFDFPSIDVDNSKFYCLLEVSGESRIRTHWGVRLLYENEIKEWESLWRLPVNIWHKMKIWHLSADTLPVGSLINQKHYEESSMSRSRGFEWYRMKIWRIASATLLEGSLQKQEVWKEMSLSEDARNGSKQLRGPATSPATLRKYQIFPKNGICLFCHLVEENIVHLFFHCRIARPVWLKTWGIRTEEFLELTTQQWIHVILNPEKLFGLFAPSRNQFVVFAAIMFRKIWEKRNHMLQGEDNRLNADELYRAGNEATEEEKFIDRFLSDLLETKFDTCETDRSPEPDDIEEYDLYEDDDDGDIDDLYDDDGDIELDHINDVEYHSFTF, encoded by the exons AT GAATGAAGCAGATTCAGTTCAGTGGGTAGTCGATGAGATCTTAGATCAGCTGGTTTACAATAAGACAAAACCTGAAGAGAAACTAGTGAACATAGATGCACTTATAAGGGATGTTAATTCATTGTTTTTTAAGGAGGAGGATGTTCGGGTGGTTGGAATTTGGGGGATGGGAGGATCAGGAAAAACAACTATAGCGAGAGCATTTTTCGATAGATATTCTAGTCAATTCAAGCATAAGGTTTTCCTTGCTAACATTAGGGAAGTGACACAAAAGGATGGAGCGGAACACCTGCAATCTAACCTCATATCAGAAATCCTAAAATCAAAGTCCATACGTGTAAAGGATGTTTGTGAAGGAGCCAACATGATAAAAGACCGGCTTTGCAAAAAGAAGGTTTTATTAATTCTTGATGATGTTGACAATAAATATGAACTAGATGCATTGGCTGGAAGCACTTCCTGGTTTGGCAAGGGCAGTAAAGTGATTATAACAACAAGAAATAGGAAGCTGTTGACTAAGCCTGAAGTTGATGAGACTTATGTGGTCAACCTCTTGCCTGATGGTGAAGCTCTTCAACTATTTAGTTTGCATGCATTCAATCAAGCTATTCCGGCAGAAGGTTTTGAGGAGCTCTCACAAGAAGTCATAGATTATGCTAAAGGTCTCCCTTTAGCTCTTAAAGTTTGGGGTTCTTTCCTTTATAATCGTGATGTGCTTGAATGGAAAAGTACAATAGAAAGGCTCAACATAATCCCAGAAGAAGGTATTTCAGAAGATGCAATTGTAGAAACTTTAAAAATTAGTTATGATGGGTTGAAAGATAGTTGGCTAAAGGAGATGTTTTTAGATATTGTATGTTTCTTTAGATGGTGGAGGGAATGTGAGGTCAAAGAGATACTTGATCGATTTTATTCCAACTCTGCTATTGGACTAAGTATTCTCAAAGAAAGATCACTCATATATATTTCATGTGGCGTTATTGAAATACATGATTTAATAGAAGAAATGGGCCACCGTATCGTACGCGAAACTCATCGAGATGAGCCTTGGAAACATAGCAGACTATGGAAAGAAGCAGAGATCAGCAATGTCTTGATGGGATGTATG GACAAGGGCAATATTCAGGCTATATGTTTGGAGTATTTCTTCCCAGAACATATGGAATTTAGTGGAGATAGGGCCTTCACGGGAATGCATAGACTAAGACTACTCAGAATCTTTGGAGGAAAATTTCCAAGAGGTCTTGAATATCTTCCCAGTGAGCTAAAATCACTTTATTGGTCGGGATATCCTTTAGAAAGCTTGCCAAAAGATTTCCTAGGAAGAAAGCTCGTTGCCCTTGAAATGCCCTATGGCAAAGTTTCCCGGCTATGGGAAGGAGTAAAG TGTTGTCTCAATTTGGAAATAATTGATCTCTCACACTGTCAGAAATTAGTGGAAACACCTGATCTTAAAATGATTCCACATTTGAAGAAGTTGATCCTAAGGAACTGCAGAAGTTTGAGAGAAGTTCACCATTCTGTTGAATTCCTCAATGAGCTCAGACTGTTAGACCTCGAAAGTTGCCAAAATCTTGTACATCTCCCCGGTTGTATTTGGAGACTTATAAACTCAAAAGTTCTGGATCTCTCTCATTTCTCAATGCTTAAGAACTTGCCAGAAGTTCTCGGCAAAATGGATTGTTTATGGATACTTGAGAAGCTGAAGTTGGTTGGCTGCTACCAATTAGCAATTCTACCCCGCAACATTTGGAGATTGAAACATTTGGAAATTTTTGATATCCGTCACTGCTTGAAGCTTAAGAAATTACCAGAAATTCCAGAGAAGATGGATCGGCTATTGAAACTCAAACTAGACAGGTCTGGGGTACGCGAACTACCTTCTTCAGTGAAGCATCTTAGCGGTCTAAAATATTTGGGCTTGGAAGGGTGCAGAAATCTTGCAACCCTACCTACCAATATTTGGACTCTAAAAAGGTTAGAAATCCTTAATCTCTCTGAGTGCTCGCGGCTTGAGAAGTTACCTGAGATTCTGGAGACCTTGGATTGTTTAAAGCATCTTATGCTAAACAATTCAGGGATACGAGAATTACCTTCTTCAATTTACCATCTAAGAGGCCTGATTTGTCTAGATTTGACTCTCTGTGAAAATCTGGCAATTCTTCCCAAGGGTACTTGGAGATTGATGAGTCTGAAGTTTCTTTACCTATCTCAGTGCTCAAAACTTGAGAAACTGCCAGAAATTGGGGATGATATAGCTTATTCATCAGTACTTGAAATCCTAGACTTGTCGAGTAACGAAAATCTTGTGTCTCTCCCTAGAACCATCGGAAGGTTGACGAACTTAAAAATCCTCAAAGTATCTGGCTGCTTGGAAATTAAGACAGTTCCAGAAGGGCTAGGTGATTTAGATCAGTTGGAGGAGCTTCATGCAGATGATACTGCAATTCAGTATCTGCCTTCTTCCATCACACGCTTGAACACACTAGAATTCTTGTCCCTTCGGAAAAAACTATTCATACACCGCCAAGTTTCTTCAAGTTTTGTGTTTCCACTTGTGTCTACAGGATTTCGCTCACTAGTCAGTTTAGATCTAAGCAATTGTTCTTTAATTGAAGGAGGACTTCCTTGCACTTTGGAATGCTTATCTTCTCTTATTTCTTTAAACTTGAGCGGGAATAATTTCCTCTTTTTACCTGATATTAGTAGACTTTGCTGCCTTCGTTTCCTTGATTTGACATTTTGTAGTAGGCTCCATGGACTGCCTGAACTTCCACCGAGAATAAAGGAACTTTATGCAGATGCCCGCCTTGCTTTGATGAGTATTCCAAAAATTTCTTCCAAGTACAAAGACTTGGATGTGGTATCATTCATTGATGAAGCAGAGAGAGATGTTTCTATTTATCAAGAAAACCAATCAGGGACATGTAAACGCCACCAGCCACATAAGGAGTTGATTCAGTTTTCAGCTCATCTAGAG GGAATGTTTAATGTGTTGCACAAAAGGAATACTTTTAGCATTGCCTTTCCAGGTTGTGAAATTCCAGTCTTGTTCAACTATCAAGAGAGAGGTGCATATGGGATCTCAATTAAGCTGCCTAGCGATTGGTTCAGCGAGAGGTTCTTGGGATTTTCAAtatgttgtgttgatgaattcaGATCTCTCGAAAGAAGTGATGGTTATTCAGATTTTGAATACCAATGTGTAAACAGCTCTTACGAAACCATCATAGCTAAGTTGATACCCCTTGATGGTGAACCAGAGCAACAAATTTTGGAGTCAAGGTGTGTGGCAGCCACGACTTACACTAATATTAAATCATCACATGTTTCCTCTGTGTTCATGCCATTTGATTTTCCAAGCATTGACGTTGATAATTCAAAATTTTACTGCCTACTTGAGGTATCGGGTGAATCAAGAATTCGTACTCATTGGGGTGTTCGCTTGCTATATGAGAACGAAATTAAAGAGTGGGAATCATTATGGCGTCTGCCTGTTAACATTTGGCATAAAATGAAAATTTGGCATTTATCAGCTGATACACTTCCAGTGGGATCACTAATAAATCAAAAACACTATGAAGAATCGAGCATGTCCCGGTCTAGAGGATTTGAATGGTACAGAATGAAAATTTGGCGTATTGCAAGTGCTACATTGCTGGAGGGATCCCTTCAAAAACAAGAAGTTTGGAAAGAGATGAGCTTGTCAGAAGATGCAAGAAATGGATCGAAACAGTTGAGAGGCCCCGCAACTTCACCAGCTACCTTGAGGAAATACCAAATATTCCCAAAAAATGGAATTTGTTTGTTTTGCCATCTAGTCGAGGAAAACATTGTTCACTTATTTTTTCATTGCCGCATAGCTCGGCCGGTTTGGCTTAAAACATGGGGTATTAGGACAGAGGAATTCCTTGAACTCACCACTCAACAATGGATTCATGTTATTCTTAATCCTGAAAAGTTATTTGGTCTCTTTGCTCCAAGTAGGAACCAATTTGTTGTGTTCGCCGCAATTATGTTCAGAAAGATATGGGAGAAAAGAAACCATATGCTTCAAGGGGAGGATAATAGGTTGAATGCTGATGAACTTTACAGAGCTGGAAATGAGGCTACAGAAGAAGAAAAGTTTATTGATCGGTTCTTGTCGGACTTGCTTGAAACAAAATTTGACACATGTGAAACTGACAGATCTCCAGAACCAGATGATATTGAAGAGTATGATCtatatgaagatgatgatgatggtgatattgatgatctatatgatgatgatggtgatattGAGCTTGATCACATCAATGATGTTGAGTATCACTCTTTCACATTCTAg